One Setaria italica strain Yugu1 chromosome II, Setaria_italica_v2.0, whole genome shotgun sequence DNA segment encodes these proteins:
- the LOC101761166 gene encoding putrescine hydroxycinnamoyltransferase 1, with translation MKVEVLETTLVTPSEATPRHALRLSNLDLAVPKTHTPLVYYYPKPPAGPDAGAEGGSPFFEPARLRDALARALVPFYPLAGRLAAGPGGRIEIDCTGEGALFAVARADFAGDEVFRDFEPSPEARRLLVPFAESGEPPCVLAMVQITFLKCGGVTVGTGMHHVTMDGAGAFQFIRTWTALARGESPPTVPPFHDRTLLRSRSPPHVPFEHPVYSPCYLNGAPRPFVTRVYAVPPKLLADIRSQCAPGASTYCAVTAHLWRAMCVARGLPADGDTRLRVPANIRQRLRPQLPAAYFGNAIVRDLVTVKVGEVLSQPLGFVAERIKRAVSRVDDAYVRSVIDYLEVESEKGSQAARGQFMPESDLWVVSWLGMPIYDADFGWGRPGFVAPAQMFGSGTAYVTQGPDKDDPIKVLFALEPEYLQTFEKAFYGE, from the exons ATGAAGGTGGAGGTGCTGGAGACGACGCTGGTGACGCCGAGCGAGGCCACCCCTCGGCACGCGCTGCGGCTCTCCAACCTCGACCTCGCCGTGCCCAAGACCCACACGCCGCTCGTCTACTACTACCCCAAGCCCCCTGCCGgacccgacgccggcgccgagggcGGATCCCCCTTCTTCGAGCCGGCACGGCTGCGGGACGCGTTGGCCCGGGCGCTGGTGCCGTTCTACCCGCTGGCGGGGCGCCTGGCGGCCGGCCCGGGGGGCCGGATCGAGATCGACTGCACGGGCGAGGGCGCGCTCTtcgccgtcgcccgcgccgacttcgccggcgacgaggtgttCCGGGACTTCGAGCCGTCCCCCGAGGCGCGCCGCCTGCTCGTGCCCTTCGCCGAGTCCGGCGAGCCGCCCTGCGTGCTCGCCATGGTCCAG ATCACCTTCCTCAAGTGCGGCGGCGTGACGGTGGGCACGGGCATGCACCACGTGACgatggacggcgccggcgcgttcCAATTCATCCGTACATGGACGGCGCTGGCGCGCGGGGAGTCCCCGCCCACGGTGCCGCCGTTCCACGACCGGACCCTGCTCCGGTCGCGCTCCCCGCCGCACGTCCCCTTCGAGCACCCGGTCTACTCCCCGTGCTACCTCAACGGCGCGCCGCGGCCCTTCGTGACGCGCGTCTACGCCGTCCCGCCCAAGCTCCTCGCCGACATCCGGTCGCAGTGCGCGCCGGGGGCGTCCACCTACTGCGCGGTGACCGCGCACCTGTGGCGCGCCATGTGCGTCGCCAGGGGCCTCCCCGCCGACGGCGACACGCGGCTCCGGGTGCCCGCCAACATCCGGCAGCGCCTCCGCCCGCAGCTTCCCGCGGCCTACTTCGGGAACGCGATCGTGCGGGACCTGGTGACCGTGAAGGTCGGGGAAGTGCTGTCGCAGCCGCTGGGCTTCGTGGCGGAGCGGATCAAGCGCGCGGTGTCCCGCGTGGACGACGCGTACGTGCGGTCGGTGATCGACTACCTGGAGGTGGAGTCGGAGAAGGGAAGCCAGGCGGCGCGCGGACAGTTCATGCCGGAGTCGGACCTGTGGGTGGTCAGCTGGCTGGGCATGCCCATCTACGACGCCGACTTCGGGTGGGGGCGCCCGGGGTTCGTGGCGCCGGCGCAGATGTTCGGCAGCGGCACGGCGTACGTGACGCAGGGGCCCGACAAGGACGACCCCATCAAGGTGCTCTTCGCGCTCGAGCCCGAGTACCTGCAGACCTTCGAGAAGGCCTTCTACGGGGAGTga